DNA sequence from the Cyanobium sp. WAJ14-Wanaka genome:
GTGGCCAAGGCCAGGTTTGTCTCGGCTGCATCCGGTTTAAGGCTGAGCACCTGGCGCCAGCGACCAAGGGCCTCCTTGGTTTTACCCATGTCGAACAGCACCAATCCCTGGTTGTTGATCGCTTCCCAGAAATCACGGCGCAGTTTGGCGGCCTGTTCAAAGGCCTTTAGGGCAGGGCCTGGTTGGGCCAGCTGGATGTGGGCATTGCCGATGTCGAAATAGGCACCCGCATTGTTGGAATCGAGCTTGAGGCCCTGGCCCAAAAGCTCAATGGCAGCTTCCGGCTTGCCTTCCCGCAGGGCGAGGGAGCCCTGGGCAAACCAGATGCCCGGATTGCGCGGATCCAATTCCTTTGCCCGAGCCAGGGAAGTTCCCGCTTCCTTGAGCTGTTTGCTGCGTAGTTGGGCTTCTGCAAGCAGCAGCCAGCCCCTTGGGTCATCGGGCAAAAGCTGCACGGTGAGGGCGGCCAATTGGGCGGCTTCCGCCGCCTGGCCTAGGCGCAGTAGGCGTGATGCGGCTTGGGCGATACCTAGACCAGCCCCTTCCAACTCAACCCTTTGGGGGATGTAGACGTAGGGCACCAGGTTTGCCCTCGCAGCTGGCAGGTTTCCCAGGGAGAGCCCCAACATCAGGGGTGCTGCCACTCCAGCTCGGAGCCAGCGGGGGGCCATGGGGCAAGAAATAGGGGTAACCCACCCTAGGGAGGTAGTTGCTGGGCAAGGGATTTTTCGGCGGCCTGGATATTGCGGCGCCACATCCAGGGTTTGATCCGCCTCAAGGCCGAGGCCCGGAGCTTGCCATCCCAGTTTTGATCGCTCCATTTCAGGGCTTCTGTGGCCTGGAGATTGAGCACCCATGGCCGGGGCTGTAGATCCGGATCGGTGCTGCTTTCCAGCTCCCGCTGATTCCAGGGGCAGACGTCCTGGCAGATATCGCAACCTGCCACCCACGGCCCCATGCCCTTTTCGATGGCCGCTGGCAGCTCCGCATCCCGGTTTTCGATGGTGTGGAAGGCGATGCAGCGGCGGCTATCCACCACGAAGGGCTCGCGAATTGCGCCGGTTGGGCAGGCTTCGATACAGGCGGTGCATCTACCGCAGAGTGGTTGGCCAGGGCCATCGGCGGGCAATTCCAAATCGGTGAGCAGGTGGCCGATCAATAGCCAGGAGCCCTGGTCGCGATTTATCAGGTTGCCGTGTTTGCCAATCCAGCCAAGGCCGGCCTCCTCAGCCCAGGCCTTATCCATCAAGGGAGCGCTGTCGACGCAGGCCCGCCAACCCACCCCTGGCACCTGCTGCTCAAGCCAACGGCCAAGCTGCCGCAAGCGGCGATCAATGGTGCGGTGGTAATCGCGGCCCCAGCCGTAGCGCGCCACGGCAAGGGAACCCTCGGCGCGCTCGGTTTTCACGTAGTAGTTCAGGCCCACCGCCAGCAGGCTGCGCACCCCGGGAAGCAATTTTTCTATGGCCCGTCGTTTTGGGTCTGCCATCCAGCCCATGTCGGCCTGGTATCCCGCCGCCAGCCACCGTTGGAGGGCGGCAGTTCTCAGGGCGATCCTCTCCCCCCCCGGCACGGCCGCCAGACCGACCGGGTTGAAGCCCAGGGAGCGGGCCTGCTCCTTGAGCTGGAGGGCTAGGGCTAACACCCGTAAAGTTGCGCCATCCCCATAGTTTGCTGCGTAAACCCCGTGAGCACCGCGTCAATTACCCGTTTCGGCCACCTGCTTCGTTGGGTGGGCATCACCTTGGTGGTGCTGCTGGCGCTGCAAATGCTGGTGCTGTTGGCCTCCTGGAACTGGGCCTTGGAGCCCTTTCGCCAATTATTTGTAGACCGTCTGGTGGGTGAATCCCCGATGGCCCTGTTGGGTCTGGTGTTGATGCTTTACGGCTCCAGGCTTGATCAACCGGGCCCCGAACGCACCCCCATCCGCTGGGTGGTGGGCCTGGTAAGCATCGTGCTTGCCATCACGATGGTGGTGGCGGTGCCCGTTTCGATCGGCTCTGAAAAGGCCACGGGCGAACAGGTGGCCCAGGCCGATGGCGCCCTAGCTATGCAGACCCTGCAACTGGAGCGAGAGAAGCAGCAATTGGCCGATCCCAAGGCGGTGGACCAGGTGATTGCCCAGGCGGAGAAGGCCGGTCAAATTCCAGCCACGATGTCGGAGCAGGAAAAGCAGCTCAAGGCCCGTCAATTTATTGATACCCAGCTCAAGCCCCAGCTCGAGAAGCAGGAACAGCAACTGGGTCAGGCCAAGTTGGGCAGGGATTTGGCGGTGCAGCAGAGGCGCTTTGGTGGCACCTGGCGTGCGGCAGTTTTGGCCATTGCCTTTGGGGTGTTGGCCCTGGTGGCCCTGATCTGAGACGTGCCTCGCTAGGTTGCCCCCAGACAGCTGAATACCGGATTTCCGGATTGTTCCTTGGTTCAGTCCAATCCCAAATCTGACCAGCCGCTGGCCAATCGGTTTCAGCAGGACCTCAAGAACGACCTGATTGCAGGTCTGTTGGTGGTGATTCCGCTGGCCACCACCATTTGGCTGGCCACCACGGTCAGCCGTTTTGTGCTGGCTTTTCTCACCTCCATACCCAAACAGTTCAACCCCTTCAACACCCTTAATCCGCTGTTGCTGGAGCTGATCAACCTGGGCGTGGGCCTCCTGGTTCCCCTGCTCGGGATCCTGCTGATTGGCTTGATGGCCCGCAACATTGTCGGCCGTTGGTTGCTCGAGTTTGGGGAGGGCACCCTGCTGCGGATTCCCGTGGCTGGTTCGGTTTACAAAACCCTCAAGCAGCTGCTTGAGACCTTTCTTCAGGGCAGTTCAAGCAAGTTTCGCCGGGTTGTGATGGTGGAATATCCCAGGGAGGGTCTATTTGCCCTTGGTTTTGTCACGGGCGTGCTGGGATCAGCCATGCAGGCTGGATTTACCGAACCGATGCTCAGCGTGTTTATTCCCACCGCCCCTAACCCAACCACCGGCTGGTACACCGTTGTGCCAGAGCGCTCCGTTAAGGATCTTGATCTCTCCGTGGAGGATGCCTTCCGCACGATCATTTCCGCGGGCATCGTCAACCCCGATGAGCGTGAAACCCCCAATCGCAGCTTTTCCAGCTTGCTGGCCCAGCTGCGCGCCCCCCAGATGTCTTGATGCAGAGCCGCACCCTTTCCCGTGAACTGGCCCTGCTGATGTTGGGTCAGACCAGTGACCGGGGTCCGGGCCCGAAGAGCTTGGCCGATGGGGCCATGGATGTCCTGCTGCAACAGGCCCTATCCACCCTTCAGCAGCATGTGCGCGAGGCCTTGGACCTATCGGCCGAAAATCTGCAAACGGCCCAGCAGCAACTGCTCGACAGTGAGTTGCAGGAGCAGGGTGACCAGCAATTGCCGCGGGTTCGAAAGCACCTCCAAGCCGGCCTGGAATCGGCCGAGCAGGCCCTTAATCGCCTCTCAGCCAGCCTGGAATTGCCCCGTCTTTTGCTCCTGGCCGATCAGGAGAGCGTGCGGATGGGGGCCATTCAGCGGTCCCGGGCGGTTTTGGCCCAAAGGGAAACCATCGACGTTGAATTGGATGGGGTGATGGAGGGATGGCGTTTGGGTCGTTTGCCCAGGATTGATCGCGACATCCTGCGCCTGGCCGTAGTCGATTTGGGCCAGTTCGCCACTCCGGCGGCCGTGGCCTGCAATGAGGCGGTGGAGTTGGCCAACCGCTACAGCGATGAGCAGGGCCGGCGCATGATCAATGGGGTGCTGCGCCGTTACACCGCCGCCAAGGCGGCTGGCCATATCCCCAGCCAGGTTCTGACAAGCGGGGAGGCCTGATTTAGCCATGGTTTACGACTGGTTTAACCGCACTGGCGAAGGGGGCCAGGCTCCCCAGGAAGAGACCCCCGCCGCCGAACAGGCGGCCCCCGTAGATCCCAATGCTGAGGCCCTGGAGTGGGCGAAGCAGGCCTATGCGCGTCTAAAGGCCCAGCAGCAGGCGGCCAAGGAGGAAGCTGCCATACAGGAAACCGCCAAAGAGCAGCATGCACCCCAGCCCGATCCAGTTCAAGAGCAAGTAGTCCCTGCGGAACCTGCACAACAACAGCCATTAGCGGACCCCCAAACAGCAGCCCCCCCAACAACAGCCCCCGAAACCCCCGCTCCGGTGCAGGGTCTTTCGCTGCTGGAGCAGGCCGCAGCCGAGCGGGTCCAGCGCCAACAGAGCATCGCCGCCCATGCAGAAGTTGTCGCTCCGGCAGAAGTTGGCGCCCTAGCTGATGCTTCTGGGCCGGCGCGGGCCAGCGCCGAGCCCCAGTTGGGGGAATTTGACGAGACCTTCACCTGGTCGGCCGAGGTGCTCGCAGCCCAGGGCAAGCGGGTTGATCAGATTTCCCTAGAGGAGATCGATTGGCTGTCTCGCCTGCGCCAGGGGTTGGAGAAAACCCGCCAGGGTTTTGTCACCCAGTTGCTCGACAACCTCGGTGACGATCCCCTCACCCCTGAAATCCTTGACGACCTAGAAGGGGCCCTATTGCGGGCCGATGTGGGGGTTCAGGCCACCGACCGGGTGCTCGATGCCCTACGCAAGCGTCTTAACGAGGAGGTGGTGGATCCCACGGAGGGGATTCGCTTCCTCAAGGACCAGCTGCGGCAGGTGCTGCAGGGCCCGATTAAGGAGAGCGGCCAAGACCTTTTGGCCCCCCAGCGGGATCGCCTCAATGTTTGGCTGATGGTGGGGGTGAACGGGGTAGGTAAAACCACCACCCTGGGCAAGTTGGCCAACCTGGCAGTGCGCAGTGGCTACAGCTGCCTGATTGCGGCTGCGGATACTTTTCGGGCCGCGGCCGTCCAACAGGTGCAGGTTTGGGGTGATCGCAGCGACGTGCCGGTGATTGCCAACACCACTGCTAATGCCGATCCAGCGGCGGTCGTTTTTGATGCAATTGGGGCTGCCAAGGCCAAGGGCACCGAGCTGGTGCTTGTCGATACGGCTGGGCGCCTGCAGACCAAGCACAACCTGATGGAGGAGCTGGCCAAGGTGCGCCGGATCGTCGACAAATTGGCGCCGGAGGCGGCCGTGGAGTCGTTGTTGGTGCTTGATGCCAGCCAGGGTCAAAACGGCCTGAGGCAGGCCATGGCCTTTGCCAAGGCCGCTGGTTTGACTGGGGTTGTGATCACCAAGCTCGATGGCAGTGCCCGCGGGGGTGTGGCCCTGGCGGTGGCCTCCGAGGCGGGTCTGCCGATTCGTTTTGTGGGCGCGGGAGAGGGGATTCGCGATCTGCGACCGTTCAACAGTTTTGAGTTTGTGGAAGCGCTCCTGGCCAGTTAGGTCGCTATCTTTCGGGTCTCTTGAGGCCGTTTGGTGAGCACCATGCCGCCCAATGGCTCCGTTTTCTCGGCTTCGGCGTCTTTAAGCCAGTTGCTCGACAGCCTCAGCCAGGAGCAACGCCACAACCAGGAGCTGCTGGCCTCCCTGGCATTTGCCCTGCGCAGTTTCACCAACCTCAGCCGCTTTCTCGAGTTGGTGCCCCTGCTCACCAGCCGGCTGGTGAATGCCGAGGGTGCGATTTTGCTGGTCTTCCATGACGACGGACGCCTCTGGCACGACCAGCTACAGGCCACCCCAGCTGATCGTTGCGCCGAGCTGTTGCGCCAGCTTGCCGCCTTACCTGATGCTGATTTAGCTGCCTGCAGCGATCACCAATCGCTGGTGGCCCTGCTCGATGGATTGGTGGGGCGACTTTTGGGGGAGGTCGAGGTGGTCGCCACTTCCGTGGTGGCCCGCAACCGCCAGCGCGGACGTTTGTACGTTTTTGGCAACTCCCACGGTTTGCCCTGGAGTGGGATTCATCGCCGCCATCTCCAGTTGGTCGCCGATCTCACCGGGGTGGCCTTGGAAAGTGAGAGCCTCCTGCAGGCGAAGCAGCGCCACGAGCGGCTAGATCGCCAAATGAGCATTGGCGCAGAGATTCAAGCCCAGCTCCTGCCGGACCGTTGCCCGGTGATTGAGGGGGTTGATCTAGCTGCCCGATGTCGCTCGGCCTTTGCCGTTGGCGGCGACTATTACGACTTCATTCCCACTAGGCCCCAGCTGACGGGGCGCCGGCGGCAGGCCAGCCGCTGGGCCCTTGTGATGGGGGATGTGATGGGTAAGGGGGTGCCCGCTGGTCTGTTGATGACCCTGTTGCGCGGCATGTTGCGGGCAGAGGTTTTAAGCGGCCATCGCCCGGATCGGATTCTCCACGATCTCAACCAGCTGGCCCAGGAGGACCTGGACCATTCCCACCGCTTTGTGACCCTCTTCTATTCCGATTTCGATCCCCGCACCCGTCTGCTGCGCTATGCGAATGCGGCCCACAACCCCCCCCTGCTCTGGCGCCAAGCCCGCCGGCGGATCGAGCGCCTCGATGCACCGGGGTTATTAATTGGTCTCCAGCTGGATGTGAATTACGGATTAGGGCAGATCGTGCTGGAGCCAGGCGATGTGCTGCTCTATTACACCGATGGGGTTACGGAGGCCACGGGCTTAAACGGCGAACGCTTTGCTGAGCAACGCCTGCTAGCCCATCTCCAGACTGTCTGCGCATCGGGTCTGGGGGCCCAGGGCATCCTCGATGAGGTCTTTGCCCGCCTCGATCGCTTTGTGGGGGTAGATCACCAGCTCGAAGATGACGCCTCGATGGTGGTGCTGAAGGTGGAAGGGGGCATCCCTTGACCTTCCTGCCAAGCTGAGGGCTCGCTTCCAGCCAGCAGCGCCCAATGGCCGCCGAGCCCAATTCCGCTTCTTCGATTCCGGCCAGCACCTGGAGTGATCGCTTTGAGGAGGGCCTCAACCCCGCCATTGAGCGTTTTAACGCTTCGATCGGCTTCGACATTGCCCTGCTCCAGCAGGACATCGATGGATCCGTGGCCCATGCCCGCATGTTGGGCTCCTGTGGGGTGATTTCCGAGCAGGAGGCTTCCCAGTTGATTGGGGGCCTGGAGACGGTGCGCTCCGAGGCGGCGGCCGGCCAGTTCAACCCTGGCCTGGAGGCGGAAGACGTGCACTTTGCCGTTGAGCACCGCCTCATTGAATTGCTCGGACCCCTGGGCAAAAAACTGCATACCGGTCGCTCCCGCAACGACCAGGTGGGCACCGATGTGCGGCTCTGGTTGCGCGGCCAGATCGATGCCATCGATGCTGCCCTGATTCGCTACGAAAGGGCCCTCTTGAGCCAGGCGGAAACCCACCGCAGCACCTTGATCCCTGGCTACACCCACCTGCAGCGGGCCCAGCCTGTCTGCCTGGCCCACCATCTGCTGGCCTACATCGAGATGGCCGAGCGGGATCGCTGTCGTCTGGCCGATGTGCGCGGCAGGGTCAATATCTGTCCCCTGGGGGCGGCGGCCCTGGCCGGAACGCCCGTGCCGATTGATCGCAGGCAAACGGCCAGCGAATTGGGCTTCGCCGAGATCTATGCCAACAGCCTGGATGCCGTAAGCGATCGTGATTTCGCCGTGGAATTCATGGCGGCGGCGAGTTTGGTGTTGGTGCACCTCAGCCGCCTAAGTGAGGAGGTGATTCTCTGGGCCAGTGAGGAATTTGGCTTTATCGGCCTGACCGACCGCTGTGCCACCGGCAGCAGCCTGATGCCCCAGAAAAAGAACCCAGATGTGCCCGAATTGGTGCGCGGCAAGAGCGGCCGGGTGTTTGGTCATCTGGTGGGCCTGCTCACCATGATTAAGGGCCTACCCCTTGCCTACAACAAGGATTTCCAGGAAGACAAGGAGGCCCTTTTCGACGGCGTGCGCACCTGCCTGGATTGCCTAGAAGCGATGGCAATTTTGTTTGAGGAGGGCCTCGAGTTTCGCCCCCAACGCCTGGAGGCAGCAGTGGCTGCCGACTTCTCCAATGCCACTGATGTGGCCGATTATTTGGTGGCCAAGGGGGTGCCCTTTCGGGAGGCCTACCAACTGGTGGGTGGCCTGGTGAAAAGTTCCTTGGCGGAGGGGCTCCTGCTCAAGGACCTTCGCCTCGATCGCTGGAAAGAGCTTCATCCCTCCTTTGAAGCCGACATTTATGCGGCCATTGCCCCCCGCCAGGTTGTGGCGGCCCGCCGCAGTGAGGGTGGTACTGGCTTCGAGCAGGTGGATCAACAGCTGCAACGAATGCGCAGCCGCTTGGCTTGCTAGGCCCGGCCAGATGTAATTAGGCGATTTAGGCTTGCTTGGTTAGAGGCCCTTGGGCCCACATTTCAGCGGCCCCGGGGCCGACCTTGGTTCGTGAGCATTTTTGTTGGCAATCTCCCCTTCCGCGCAGAGCAGGAAGACGTGGCTGAGTTGTTTGCACCTTTTGGTGAAGTTGCGAATTGCGCCCTGCCCCTGGAGCGCGATACCGGGCGCAAGCGCGGTTTTGCCTTTGTGGAAATGGTCGATGACGCCGCCGAACTGAAGGCAATTGATGCCCTTCAGGGTGTGGAATTGATGGGTCGCCCCCTGCGGATCAACAAGGCGGAACCCCGCAGTGCTGGCGGTGGCGGCGGTGGGGCCCCCCGCCGCAACGAGGGCGGCTATGGCGGGGGCAGCTACTCAGGAGCTGGTGGGGGTGGGGGCTATGGCGCTGGTCGTGGCGCCTATGGCGGCGGTGCTGAGCGTGGATCAGCCCCTGAACGGGGATCGGGCGCCAAGGGATGGGAGGACCGCAGCTATGGCAGTGGAGCGCCTGCTGGAGACAGCTTTGATGCGGGCCGCACCCGTCGCCGCCGTAGCGGCAGCAGCGAGGCCTGACGGCTAGCCCAGGGTTTGGGCCTAGTAACCCCGCTCTTCCAGGGCCCGGGCAGCCTGGTCCAGCACCTCCGTGCCGGCGTCTTTTTGGCCAGCGGCCACACCGAGCTGGTGTCGCCAGGCCCGGGCGCCGTTTACCCCTTCCACCACATGAACCAAATGGCGGGCGATGGACCAAAGCCGATTGCCCCGCTGGAGCCAACCCTCGGCATAGGGAATCAGACCCCGCACCACTGTTGAGGCTTTGATCGGCGCAGCTTGGCTGTCGCCAAAAATGTCCCGGTCGACCCCAGCCCAGCGCAGGGGGTGGTCGTACACGGCCCTGCCCACCATCGCCCCATCCACCAGGGTCAGTTGTTCCTGGCAGGCAGCCAGGGTCTGGAGCCCCCCGTTGATTTCGATCCTGAGGTCAGGCCGATCGATCTTTAGTTGGTGCACCAACTCGTAGCGCAGGGGAGGGATCGTGCGGTTTTGCTTGGGATCGAGGCCCTCCAGCCAGGCCTTGCGGGCGTGCACGCTGAAGCGGCTTGCTCCGGCGGCGGCCACCGTGTCAACAAATTGCAGCAACTCCCCATAGGAATCGCGCTCGTCGATGCCGATGCGGTGTTTCACCGTTACGGGCAGGGCACTGGCGGCGGCCATGGCGGCAATGCAGCGGGCCACCTGGTCGGGTTCGGCCATCAGGCAGGCCCCAAACCTGCCTTTCTGCACCTTTTCGCTGGGGCAGCCCACGTTGAGATTGACCTCGTCGTAGCCCCAATCGGCCGCCAGGGCTGCAGCCTCCGCCAGCAGGACCGGATCGTCACCGCCCACCTGGAGGGCCAGCGGGTGTTCGCTTGGATCAAAGCCGATCAGGCGCTCCAGGCGGCCACCGGGCTGGCTGGCCTCCGGCAGTTTGCGGGCATGGTGCAGGGCCTGGGCCACCACCATTTCGGTGTAGAGCAGGCTGCGCTTGGTTATTTGGCGCATCGACACCCGGAAGTGCCGATCCGTGTAGTCCATCATTGGAGCCACACTGAAGCGATAGCTACTCCCGTCGACGTGCTCCATTCCCCCATGCTGCCCACCCGTGCCGCCGTGGTGGTGGCCGGCGGCGGGGCGGCGGGATTTATGGCCGCAATTGCCGCGGCCGAAGCCGGAGCTAGGGATGTCCATCTGCTGGAGGCGACCCCCGAACCCCTGGCCAAGGTGCGAATCAGTGGCGGTGGCCGCTGCAACGTCACCCATGCCTGTTGGGATCCCAGGGTTTTGGTAGGCCATTACCCCCGGGGATCCCAGGCCCTACGCGGCCCCTTTAGCCGTTTTGCCACGGGCGATGCCGTCGCCTGGTTTGACGACCACGGCCTGGAGCTGGTTGAGGAAGGCGATGGGCGGATGTTTCCCCGCTCCAATCGCTCGGAATCGGTAATTAAGACCCTGCGCCGGGCGGCCCAGTTGGCCGGGGTAGAGCTCCACCTCGGCACCGCCCTTCAAACGGCAGTGCCAATTGGCGCTCCTGGGGAGGGCTTTGAGCTGAAGCTGCGCTGTCCGGGGCCCGATGGTTCCCGCAGTGCGGCCATGCAGGCCGGTCAGCTTGTCTTGGCCACGGGTAGTCACCCAAGCGGCAGGCAGTTGGCCGCTGGCCTGGGCCACACCCTGGTGGCGCCCGTGCCCTCGCTGTTCACCCTGGCCCTCGCCGCTGACCCCCTGCGGCAGCTGGCGGGGGTGGCGATGGATCCGGTGGCAATGGAGCTGGAACTTTCCGCCGACTTGGCAACCGGCGATAGGGCAGTTGGCACAAAACGTTTTTGCCAACAGGGTCCGGTGCTGATTACCCACTGGGGCCTAAGTGGGCCGGCAACCCTGCGGCTGACGGCCTTTGCCGCCCGCGCCTTGAAGCAGGTGGGCTATCGCGCCGTCTTGAAGCTGGATTGGAGCGGCGGCCGCTCCCAGGCCCAGCTGGAGGGTTGGTTTGCCGAGGCCCGCAGCCACCAGGCCAAGCGCCAATTGACTAATTGGCGTCCCTGGCCCGAGCTGAGTCGCCGCCTTTGGGGGCATCTTTTGGTTCAGGTGGGGGCCGATCCAGAGCGGCGCTGGGCCGATCTCTCCAAGGTCCATCAGATCGGCCTGATTCAGGCCCTGCGGGCCAGCCGCTACGAAGTTACCGGCAGGGGACCCTTTGGCGAGGAGTTTGTAACCGCCGGTGGCGTGCCCTTGGCGGAATTGAGCTTGGCCACGATGGAAAGTCGGATTAGCAGCGGGCTTTATCTGGCCGGTGAGCTACTCGATGTCGATGGAATCACCGGTGGGTTCAACTTCCAACACTGCTGGAGTTCCGGTTGGCTGGTGGGGCAGGCGATTGCCGCTCGCCAGGGCTACTTGATCTGATCAAAGATCGAAAACATTGGCAAATACATCGCCAGCAGGATCGATCCCACAATCCCGCCCACAACCACGATCATCGCCGGTTCGAGCATGGCCGTGATCGCTTTTACGGCAGCCCCCACCTCGTCTTCGTAGAAGTCGGCCACCTTTGAGAGCATGGTGTCCATGCCACCGGTTTCTTCGCCAATGGCAAGCATGCTCAGGGCCATCTCTGGAAATACCTTTTTGCGCGATAGGGCCAGGCTGAGGGGCATTCCCTCCTGCACTTCGTTGCGGGAGGCTGTGATCGCATCGGCAATCAGGATGTTGCCAGCTATTTCGCGCACTATTTCTAGGGAATAGAGGATCGGAACACCTGCCCGGGTTAGGGAGCTGAAGGCTCTGCAGAACTGGGCTGTGGCTGTTTTTTGCAGCAGATCTCCAAATAGGGGCAGTTTCAGTAGCCAGCCATCTATGCGGCGCCGGCCATGGGCGCTGGCGTAATAGCGGCTAAATAGCCAACCCCCCAGCAATAGGGCGGCAGCCGCAAAGAGGGAAAAGATCGAGCGCAGCAGCTGGCTTAGGGTCACCATTAGTTGGGTGAATGGGGGCAGCTGGGCTCCTAAATCTTCGAAGATTCCTGAAAAGGTGGGGATTAAAAATATTGTCATACCTAGGAAAACTAAAACTGCAATTAAAAGCACCGCCATTGGATAGCCCAATGCCCCCTTGATTTGATTTTGCAATTTGGCGTTGTCTTCCAGCAGTTTGGCCAGGCGCTTTAGGGATTCATCCATTACCCCGCCGGCCTCGCCCGCTTCCACCATGGCAACCGTGAGCCGGTCAAATACCTGGGGCCATGCCCGCATCGCGGCTCCCAAGCTGCTGCCTTCGTTCACCTCACGGCAAAGGCTCACCAGGGACCGCTTGAACAGGGGCATTTTTTGCTGGGCTGCCAGCAAATCCAGGCTGCGCACGATGGGCACACCGGCATCCACCATGGCGGCCAATTTGTTGG
Encoded proteins:
- a CDS encoding type II secretion system F family protein, with the translated sequence MARFVSTYVGKNGEPRQLRVEAVDWFDAKRQLRRRGIRASQLELLTASQPPGPDISGSSGGFMQLERLLEARPGIREKALFANKLAAMVDAGVPIVRSLDLLAAQQKMPLFKRSLVSLCREVNEGSSLGAAMRAWPQVFDRLTVAMVEAGEAGGVMDESLKRLAKLLEDNAKLQNQIKGALGYPMAVLLIAVLVFLGMTIFLIPTFSGIFEDLGAQLPPFTQLMVTLSQLLRSIFSLFAAAALLLGGWLFSRYYASAHGRRRIDGWLLKLPLFGDLLQKTATAQFCRAFSSLTRAGVPILYSLEIVREIAGNILIADAITASRNEVQEGMPLSLALSRKKVFPEMALSMLAIGEETGGMDTMLSKVADFYEDEVGAAVKAITAMLEPAMIVVVGGIVGSILLAMYLPMFSIFDQIK
- a CDS encoding NAD(P)/FAD-dependent oxidoreductase; translated protein: MLPTRAAVVVAGGGAAGFMAAIAAAEAGARDVHLLEATPEPLAKVRISGGGRCNVTHACWDPRVLVGHYPRGSQALRGPFSRFATGDAVAWFDDHGLELVEEGDGRMFPRSNRSESVIKTLRRAAQLAGVELHLGTALQTAVPIGAPGEGFELKLRCPGPDGSRSAAMQAGQLVLATGSHPSGRQLAAGLGHTLVAPVPSLFTLALAADPLRQLAGVAMDPVAMELELSADLATGDRAVGTKRFCQQGPVLITHWGLSGPATLRLTAFAARALKQVGYRAVLKLDWSGGRSQAQLEGWFAEARSHQAKRQLTNWRPWPELSRRLWGHLLVQVGADPERRWADLSKVHQIGLIQALRASRYEVTGRGPFGEEFVTAGGVPLAELSLATMESRISSGLYLAGELLDVDGITGGFNFQHCWSSGWLVGQAIAARQGYLI